The region agcgaaggttgttcttccaagtagtgcgtggtagccacttcagaatggagcgatgtcaaaggttaattcctcgcttctgaagttgttgggagaattgaatacaacctctagtactagagagcccgtacagtgggcctcaacgcctggtattactcctttaaaggtagtgttacttaggccgatccttgaagggtctatccccattttgcagacagtgtcctgatatatcagttttagactgctgccgccatccataaggactcgtgtgagatggtatccgccaattattgggtcgagcaccaaggcagccgatccgttGTGCTggatactagtcagatgatccctgcggtaaaaggtgatcgggcaggccgaccagggattaaATTTAGGGGCGATGGGCtcaacagcgtatacgtctcggagtgcgcgcttctgcgttctctttggaatgtgagttacgtaaatcatattcactgttttgacttctggtgggaatttcttctatcctctagtgttcggctgacgaggctcgtcctcatcttcacttggcgtctccctccccttttgttcggcattcagcttgccggcctgtttgaaaacccaacactctgtgtgggtgtggtttgcaggttttttgggggtgccgtgaatctgacataatttttctagaatcttgtttaggctggacggtccatctctgctgcctttaaatggcttcttccgttgactgggtcaagagccactaaatccggcattgactgtcgtgttctCTGGGCTGTCAttattgttttgacgcttgtttttgttgcgtcgtggcttcccgctgccatccctgacttcggatgtgcttgggtcgctggtgccgctacgggccagctagctatcctcgcccacgcaaaagagggtcataacgcttgttaaggctgccattgtcctcagcttttcttggccgaggtgtctggcaagccattcgtcctagatactatgtttgaaagccgctaaggcttcggcgtccgggcaatcgactatttgattcttcttagtaagaaatctgttctagagctttcgggctgactcttcgggctgttgaattatgtgacttaggtcatctgcgtccggaggtcggacataggtcccttgaaaattggccctaaaagcatcctcgagctcttcccaacttccaattgagttttcgggaaggcttttccgccagtgccgagttggtccctttaatttgaggggtaggtatttaatggcgtggagatcatctctgcgagccatgtggatatggaggataaagtcctcgatccagaccccagggtctgtagttCCGTCCTATGCCTCTATATTCATGTGTTTAAATCCTtccagaaattcatgatccagtacctcatcggtgaagcacagagggtgtgcggcacccctgtatttggttgtgtcgtggcatgctgtcgacggttgttgtgttcagTTCTGATTCCTAGCTGGtgttcgatcaatgtgatcgtttcggtagctctgatcctgtgccggagcgagcttcctagatccatagatggatatgGCCACACCGGACTTTCTgtctaggagctcacgtaaattGTGTGTTGTCTTGTGGGCGGCATCATTAGCCGTCTTGTCACGGCCACGGGGCGGTCGGTCCGGCTAATCGGTCGTTTTCGGCTGAGTAGGCTCTACGGCCTCATCGTCGaactcgggcagcagcttgcgctttggatagctctttgtatggcgatcgtcgccgtatttttcttctgtgtcgagtactttgttccacctgcggttgagcgtatcctgcgcggccttaagcctttgcttctgcttctttaggctcctcacggtggcgataagccttctgtggaggttctcttgttccaagagtttttctaggatgatgagtgcatcatcgtccgagctgttctcctctccggagacaggttggtgaATTTTACCCTCGAGATCGGCGTTATCTGACGTCGGCTCCAGACTATtttcaccgtcccctggctcaccctgctccatcgctgggtccatggggtcatcgtttcctttggaatcaaccggggtattattatttcttgcgctgttgttgttgtttttactgtggcgggatttagagcggtgtctacggcgccgctttggtggcttatcaAGGGGATTATCCTTCATTGTATtgtcaccatcgccttcttttggtgtgtccaccatgtatatatcgtatgatgaggtggcagtccagcacctagtgggcggtggttcctgttcttctcctgcgtcgtcgtaaataccgtcgacgtcttcggagttgaaattgagcgtgttggttaagtcatcaacagtggctatgaagtgggtggtgggtggggaacaaatttcttcgtcgtctgcttcccactcgagccgaacatagttcggccaggaatctcttgacagggaaagagaccttaatgagttcagcacatcacctaagggcgagtgctgaaaaatatccgcggcagtgaactccatgactggtgcccaattagattcgacaggcacggacgcacgtggttcggatcctgtagccggagacgaatccgagggtctgatgacaccactttcacaggaggtgggatcagtgttcggctccaacgccgatgagtgtgcggcttccatggcggggtccatccatccgccttcggaaggcacgatctgctccggattgattatcCGTGCCACCGCAGGCGcaatctcccgaatactgtccgatagcagatcaaagtcatgcctgTTGTGACCGTTCGGCATGCctagcatgggctcgaatccatcgaagatcaagtctccgcggatgtcggcagtatggtttaagcttccaaacctgacctgatggccagggtcatagctatcgatctgctccagatggccaagtgagttggcccgcagtacgaagccgccgaatacgaagatctgtccgaggaggaaaacctccTCCTGGACCGCATTGTCGAAGATGATCGAAAGGGtcatcaagccttacagcgacggcatagtggaactctcaatgaaagcaccaatgtcggtgtcaaaaccggcagatctcgggtagggggtcccgaactgtgcgtctaaggctaatggtaacatgaggcaagggacacgatgttttacctaggttcgggccctctcgatggagttaataccctacttccactactaggaaaaaggctactagcagcacgggtaaaatggctactagcagcgcgggtacctgcgctactagtatcgcactacagctaatagttagtagtagcgtgggttaaacccgcgctactactaactttgttagtagtagcgctggtgcacacccgcgctactgctatttcatacacgcgctactactaacaaaatagtagtagcgtgtctataataccaacgctactagtatcctaaatactagtagcgaGCTATtttttcccacgctactactaacttatttgaaatttttaaaaaataaaatcaaTCAATTCCATTCTATCACACAATTGCCGTATCTACTATCACAGTTCCTCATTGTAGAGGCAACTCTTGTATAATTCATATCTTTTACATAAGAGTGTAAACACAGTGTTGTGCGTGTCAGCTACCTACGTAAGTGGTTCTTGCCGTGCAAATTCAAAACTTTACCACTACTTCTAGACGTCAGAGACTAATACACGTTGTTATGGTCCAATCCAAAAATTGGCTCACTCGTCAATGCGTGGCGCCTTCTCGGCCTGATCTCGTGGCCTACAACTGTGACAAAACACAGCGGGCAGCCTCGACGAGCCACACTTGACCGATGACAGCCGCCGCCTTGTGTTGTGACGCCGTCATGTCCCTCGCCCTAGCCCTCAGCTCAAGCAGGCTCCGGTCGATGTCGGCCATGCCACCAGCGGATGGAGGAAGCCATCGTACACGTGCCCCGCACCCTGAAACCCGAACACCATTAAGATTCAGATTCAGAATTGGCCACATACCGAATCAAGTCTATCTGAAATGTTGATCATCTCTCGGGCTCGGGGTGCTTACCCGTGTGCTGGGGAGCTAGAGGTAGATGATGGGCAGCAACTTCGCCTCTCCATACATCGGCAACCACGACACCGTCCAGTCCATGAACCTCTCGACGGTCGTCGGCATAGCCACCAGAACCCTGCAGCATTACCAACAGAGGTTCAGAAACTTTAGATTCTTCAGAAGAATGACACGGAAAAATAATGTGGTGCATGTCGATGAAAAAGACAATCAGTGAAAAAGACAAGGAGCATACTAACCCCTTCAGGCAGTTAAAATATAATGTACAGCAATAAAAGTGGAACATGGCTCAGCATTTGCATTGATAGGGACAGATATACAATTGGGGATCCACTAGGTAaataaataattctcataaatcaaCAACATTGTCTGCATTTAACATACTGTAAATAGAGTCTGACATCCTTGAGGAAACCCAAACATTGCTACCTTCTTTGGGGCTCGAGCATGAACTGATGCGCTCTGCTTCTTGTACATACGGCTGTGCTGCACCAGTGTTTATGCAAGGGCGTCAGTGTTAAAATAAAACTGAATTTACTATGAGAGGGGATGGAATGCCTGAATGCACAATACTTACCTGATTGACTACCTGTTGCCGCACAAATCTATGGTGTTCAGGAGTTCGGTAAAATTGATCGGACAATGCCCGAAACTGCTTAAAAGGAAGATTCAGAAAGAGATAAGTACTTGTAGAGCAGGTCTATACTAATGATACTAAATATACTATTCTCAAAAAGTAAACAGAAAACTGAATCCGGTAGGTAGACCTGACAATTGCCGTCTCCGTTAACCTTGAGCTCAACCAGGCCATACAGCACCAACTTGTCGAGAAGTCTTCGGTTATCTGAAAAGGGTTCATCAAAAGAAGGAATGTCTCCATTTGTACACAGCAGTCACACCAAGTGTAGATGCACGACTCAGAACAAGTAGTAGCCATAAATAAACAGAGTGAAGCAAACAAATTAACATCAAATCAATCGACCCACTCAGATCACAAACCATATGTGAGCAGTTTTAGAATTCAGCAAATGGGGAATCACACACGCATTACATTTGTCATAGTCAGACCCTTCCTACTATTACATTTGTTATAGTCAGACCCTTCGGTGCGGTGGACCCCTGTCAAAACCCCCAAAACCTGTTTGACGGTTTGCCAACCACGATTCATGCGAGGCTGACGAAATCCTCTTAGCTGGATCGACAGAAAACACCATTGGATGTACCCTAGCTGGGTATAGAAACGGGTTCAGAGTTCGATCACGGCCCCGAAGAGGGCCAGCCTGACGCTTAACAACAAGGACAGTAGGGGCCAACTAAATGAGCAATCAGGTTGCTGGAACAATTGTCAATAGACGACGTGGTCACACTGAAGGGCTACATTTGGATATGCGTTGTCCACTACTAATTGTCTACGAAAGCAAGGGCCACTGAGCAGTGACCAACATAACAGCAGCAGACCTAGAACGATAATCACACCGACCAAAATATAGTCAGTGCGGAAGGTATCTGGGGACAATTTTGCAGGAATAAAAAGGATAATAAGTGTCGAGAAACGTAAAATGTAGAGTTAAGCAAGCTTCTCAAGCTGCCAGACACAGTAAGTTCAAGTGTGTTTACGAAGGTACCATAGATAAACTCTGGACGAAATTAAACGGTGGCAAATAGCATTACGTTGAAGGATCCTGAACTTGGTCGCTAGATCACCTGACAACCGCAAGATTTACGTCTTTCAGGTGAGAAAGCCGCAATCGTTCCGTTTATTTCCCTTTTCCGTGGGAGAAAGCCACCACTCtgaacaaggactttgatgcagtAGGTGAAACAAGATCCATTTGCGCACTGATCACTAAACTCAGTTCCTCCCCTCTCCCATATGTGAACTGGGCCTACTGTTCTTTTGAAGACTCTACAGAATAGGTTCCTCTGACGGCACACGCATTTGATTGGATCTCGAGCTAGCACGACACGGGAATGGGGAATcggagcagagagggagagagaggtacCATGGGATGACGGGGTCGGATGAGGAGGCGCGGCGGGTGGCGGATAGCACGATGGCCTCCGGGACACGCTTGTTGAGGTCGCGCAGGATTTCGACGAGCGGGCGCGTGATCCCTGACGGCGCAGCGTCCAGCGGCACCACGTAGTTGCCAGAAGCGCCACCGGTAACCAGCGCAATCTTTCCTTCCAACCTTTGATTCagaaaacaaatcaatcaaacttaCTGCAAGCAAGCGCATACTAATAATGATGTATTTAGTGGCATGAATTATAAGTGCTCTTCAAAATCTTAGCCCTGGTATGCATTAAAAACCATGGCCCCAGTATTATCCACCTGATCCCCTATTGCTCATGCCCAACTACATTTagcccatcaccatcaccatcacttgtactccctctgttcctaaatatttgtctttttagagatttcaaatggacaccACATagggatgtatataaacatattttagagtgtagattcattcattttgctctgtatgtagtcacttgttgaaatatctagaaagacaaatatttaggaacggagggagtactacgtaaTATACTTTAAGCTTAATGTTTCTGCTCCACACTGTGAAAAACAACCCAGGAAAGACAGAGCACCAGCATTTCATTTATTTCTCTTGTTTTCTGACAGAGCATCAAAGGTGTGTGTTCCTTCTGCAATACGTAGGGTGACGTTTCCGAATCTGGGAACCTTACCCTGGCTTTTTGCAATATGCAACCTGAACTCCTAACACTGCAGTAAATGCATGCCTCTCAGCCCTGGAGCAGAGCAGATAAGCGATGCCAACCAGCCCAGCTGCAGGAACCTCCCGCATCACCCAATCGGCGCCATTGGAGAGCCATCACACACCTAAAATAGCCCTACTTCGGCTTGATCCGGTCAAGATCGAACTCCTACTGCGACAGATCACGGGGAGATCAACTGGGGAGCTGACCAACAGCGACTGGGGGTAcatggaggaagaggaagaaggaggcgaGCAGACACGTACCGCGGcacggaagaggaggaggaacgTATGGCTTGAGGCCGCCGCGGCGAGCACCGCCCTACCCCTCCTCCGCTGCTCCGGCGCCACGGCCACGCGCACGCGGCTACGGCGGAGCCGGGGGGAGCAGTGAGGAGGCGAGGGTCCGCCCGAGGGAGGTGGCGGAGGTGGCTTCCATGGGGATCGGAACGGAGGAAGGTGGGAGCTTGGGGGAGTGTTGCGCGCGGCCGGTGCCCAACCGGCAGGGTGATGGCGGCGGTGAGGAGATCGTGGGGAGAGGAGCCGGGGTGGGGTGGACCAAGGAATTGTGAGTTTGTGAGAGGGTTTTTTtagggatgagagagagagagtggtgggGTGGGAGTGGATCGGGCCGGGGTGGTAATGGACACGCTTAGTAATAGTGTGGGGTATTACCTGCGCTATAGCtacttacttagtagtagcgcaggttttataCCCATCGCTACTACTATAGCCTGTCTCGGGGGCATGGGTAGAAaccagttagtagtagcgcgggtttatacccctcgctgctactatcaacttagtagtagcgcgggttttatactcctcgctactactaattagcagtagcaccgTTTTGTAGACCTCGCTACTGATAAGTttctgtgtataacgttttcctagtagtgttccttcttgattgattttgatgatatgagtattacaagagttgatctaccacgagatcgcagaggctaaaccctagaagctagtctgtgattatgattgttgttgtcctacgaactaaaccctccggtttatatagacatcggagggggctagggttacacagagtcggttacagagaaggaaatctacatatccgaatatccaagcttgccttccacgcaaaggagagtctcatccggacacgggacgaagtcttcaatattgtatcttcatagttcaacagtccggctgaaatatatagtccggctgtccgaggactccTTCAATAGTATTGGTGGAGGTTTCCTTTGCATAAAACCAATTTTCTCCTATACTATTTTTTTAAAACTCcttttgaaattaaaaaaaagtttTAGTATAAAAGGTAGGAATGAGACACATGGATATACGCACCAGTGCTCATTATCCAAATTTTGGTAAAACATAAATATGATTGAAGTGAAACGCATTCACTATGCTCATTCATCAACTTTCCCTTCCCTTAAAACAGACTTTTAGAAAAGAGAGGGGAGATTCTTCTTCGGTCCAAGTCTTTAGTTGCTCAAAATTGCCCGTAACCGGGGGCACGACTAATCAATTAGgttaaaccctctgcagagg is a window of Triticum dicoccoides isolate Atlit2015 ecotype Zavitan chromosome 2B, WEW_v2.0, whole genome shotgun sequence DNA encoding:
- the LOC119361415 gene encoding uncharacterized protein LOC119361415; translation: MSNRGSGWKERLRWLPVALLATTWCRWTLRRQGSRARSSKSCATSTSVSRRPSCYPPPAAPPHPTPSSHDNRRLLDKLVLYGLVELKVNGDGNCQFRALSDQFYRTPEHHRFVRQQVVNQHSRMYKKQSASVHARAPKKGSGGYADDRREVHGLDGVVVADVWRGEVAAHHLPLAPQHTGCGARVRWLPPSAGGMADIDRSLLELRARARDMTASQHKAAAVIGQVWLVEAARCVLSQL